A region of Thermococcus argininiproducens DNA encodes the following proteins:
- a CDS encoding flippase-like domain-containing protein: protein MKGRDFILIGIGIIVILLLIWWAGVEKTLALIMQANLRYFLLAVLMQAFATIAWTLRWRIFLKRADVSVRMRDILIATLIGVFANNLTPGARAGGEPARMYVITKRSKSGYGQVFATIMADRILDVIPVLLFTLIAFKYALSLKIKLLLSVLSISTAVLLMIVLISLLISLNEKLAFKVLDKITNLIRRIFPEKFVGIEETLEEKIKKSVLEFRETFLELSKDPVVMGKTLFYSLALWGFMLLRAYFIFESIGYTLELHKILMVQMAGIALGMISILPGGLGITEAVNSALYLSLRIDKSLAVTATVLDRFISFWLPTIIGGGLSIYLGVKFSKESVRK from the coding sequence ATGAAGGGGAGGGATTTCATTTTAATTGGAATAGGAATTATCGTGATCTTGCTCCTAATTTGGTGGGCAGGGGTAGAAAAAACCCTAGCTCTTATAATGCAAGCTAATTTGAGATATTTTCTCTTAGCTGTACTTATGCAGGCTTTTGCAACTATTGCTTGGACTCTTAGATGGAGAATTTTCTTAAAACGTGCTGATGTTTCTGTAAGAATGAGGGACATCCTAATAGCAACTCTAATAGGTGTGTTTGCAAATAATCTAACTCCTGGAGCAAGAGCAGGTGGAGAACCAGCGAGAATGTATGTAATAACCAAAAGATCAAAAAGTGGCTATGGACAGGTTTTTGCCACAATAATGGCCGATAGAATATTAGATGTAATACCCGTATTGCTATTCACCCTAATTGCCTTTAAATACGCTCTTTCATTAAAGATTAAACTATTACTCTCCGTTCTCTCCATATCAACTGCAGTACTCCTTATGATAGTCCTTATAAGTCTTTTAATCTCCCTAAATGAGAAACTCGCCTTTAAAGTATTGGATAAAATAACAAACCTTATCCGACGTATTTTCCCCGAAAAGTTTGTAGGAATAGAAGAGACACTAGAAGAAAAAATTAAAAAGTCTGTCCTAGAATTTAGAGAAACATTTTTGGAGCTCTCTAAAGATCCAGTCGTAATGGGAAAAACACTCTTTTATTCCTTAGCCTTGTGGGGATTCATGCTCCTCCGAGCCTATTTCATTTTTGAGAGCATTGGGTATACCCTTGAGCTTCACAAAATTCTTATGGTTCAAATGGCAGGTATTGCACTGGGAATGATAAGTATCCTTCCAGGAGGGCTTGGAATAACTGAAGCTGTAAACTCTGCACTTTATTTAAGTTTAAGAATTGATAAGAGCCTCGCTGTTACTGCAACAGTCTTAGATAGATTTATATCCTTCTGGCTCCCAACAATTATTGGCGGTGGGCTAAGCATATACTTAGGAGTAAAATTCAGTAAAGAGAGCGTGAGAAAATGA
- a CDS encoding NAD(+) kinase has translation MKFGIVARRDREEALKLAYRVYDFLRVSNYGVYVDKDTHENFPHFSPKDVLPLEEMDVDMIIVIGGDGTVLRVEHKTSKDIPILAVNMGTLGFLAEVEPAETFFAISRVLEGDYFIDERMKIRVFVEGITVPDALNDVVILSGVPGKVTQLKYYIDGELAEEIRADGLIISTPTGSTAYALSAGGPLVDPRLHAILLVPLAPVALTARPLVVPDSSSIDIEVSTEREIILTVDGQFYTQLLPNLTIRIEKSPRKTKFVRFSKRIYPKYTLKIKKKF, from the coding sequence ATGAAGTTTGGGATTGTGGCCCGAAGGGATCGTGAAGAAGCTCTAAAACTAGCATATAGAGTTTATGATTTTCTTAGGGTTAGTAATTATGGGGTTTATGTGGATAAAGATACTCACGAAAATTTCCCCCATTTCTCACCTAAGGATGTTCTACCCCTAGAAGAGATGGACGTTGACATGATCATTGTAATCGGGGGAGATGGAACGGTACTTAGAGTTGAACATAAAACCTCAAAAGATATCCCGATTCTAGCAGTAAACATGGGCACCTTGGGATTTCTGGCAGAGGTAGAACCGGCCGAGACATTTTTTGCAATTTCTAGAGTGCTCGAAGGAGATTACTTTATCGATGAAAGGATGAAAATAAGGGTTTTTGTAGAGGGAATCACAGTGCCTGATGCGCTCAATGATGTGGTAATACTTTCTGGAGTTCCAGGGAAAGTTACACAGTTAAAATACTATATAGACGGAGAACTTGCTGAAGAAATTCGGGCGGATGGATTGATAATTTCGACACCTACAGGTTCAACTGCTTATGCTCTCTCTGCCGGAGGCCCATTAGTAGATCCAAGGCTCCATGCTATATTACTAGTCCCCCTAGCGCCTGTTGCTTTAACTGCTAGACCCCTTGTAGTACCTGATTCCTCCTCAATAGATATAGAAGTGTCAACAGAAAGAGAAATTATTCTCACAGTGGATGGCCAATTCTACACTCAACTCCTACCCAATTTAACAATAAGGATAGAAAAATCCCCACGAAAAACGAAGTTCGTAAGGTTCTCAAAAAGAATCTATCCGAAATATACTCTAAAAATAAAGAAGAAATTCTAA
- a CDS encoding bifunctional N(6)-L-threonylcarbamoyladenine synthase/serine/threonine protein kinase, which yields MLALGIEGTAHTLGIGVVTEKEVLANVFDTLTTEKGGIHPKEAAEHHAKLLRPLLKKTLKEAGVSIEDVDVIAFSQGPGLGPALRVVATAARALAIKYNKPIVGVNHCIAHVEITKMFGVKDPVGLYVSGGNTQVLALEGGKYRVFGETLDIGIGNAIDTFARELGLGFPGGPKIEKLAQKGEFYIELPYAVKGMDLSFSGILTEAVRKYKSGKYRVEDLAYSFQETAFAALVEVTERAVAHTGKEEVVLVGGVAANNRLREMLKMMTEDRGITFFVPPYDLCRDNGAMIAYTGLRMFKGGIRFNLEETIVKQKFRTDEVEITWD from the coding sequence ATGCTCGCCTTAGGAATTGAAGGAACAGCTCATACTCTTGGCATAGGGGTTGTTACAGAAAAAGAAGTTTTAGCCAATGTATTTGATACTCTTACGACTGAGAAAGGAGGAATACACCCAAAGGAGGCTGCGGAACATCATGCAAAGCTTTTAAGGCCCTTATTAAAGAAAACTCTTAAAGAAGCGGGAGTTTCTATAGAGGATGTAGATGTCATAGCTTTTTCTCAGGGCCCGGGATTGGGGCCAGCTTTGAGAGTGGTAGCCACAGCTGCAAGGGCTTTGGCTATAAAGTATAACAAACCTATTGTGGGAGTTAATCACTGTATTGCACATGTTGAAATTACTAAAATGTTCGGTGTAAAAGATCCAGTTGGCCTTTATGTTAGTGGAGGAAACACACAGGTTTTGGCCCTAGAAGGAGGCAAATACAGGGTTTTTGGAGAAACCCTTGATATAGGAATTGGGAATGCCATAGATACATTTGCCCGAGAACTTGGCCTTGGATTTCCAGGTGGTCCTAAAATCGAAAAACTTGCTCAAAAGGGAGAATTCTATATAGAGCTCCCTTACGCAGTAAAAGGGATGGATTTGAGCTTTTCTGGGATCTTAACTGAAGCTGTTAGAAAATATAAGAGCGGCAAATATAGGGTGGAAGATCTAGCTTATTCCTTCCAGGAAACAGCGTTTGCAGCTTTGGTTGAAGTTACGGAAAGAGCGGTAGCCCATACTGGCAAAGAGGAAGTGGTTCTTGTTGGGGGAGTAGCAGCCAATAATCGCCTGAGAGAGATGCTCAAGATGATGACTGAGGATAGAGGGATAACATTTTTCGTCCCTCCATATGACTTATGTCGGGATAATGGGGCGATGATAGCATATACTGGTTTGAGAATGTTTAAGGGCGGAATAAGATTTAATCTTGAAGAGACTATTGTTAAGCAGAAATTTAGAACAGATGAGGTGGAAATAACCTGGGATTAA